A part of Ictalurus furcatus strain D&B chromosome 8, Billie_1.0, whole genome shotgun sequence genomic DNA contains:
- the lrp2bp gene encoding LRP2-binding protein isoform X2: protein MSLSVSVMDSSDQTAHKIKNLQKFRTGHILNAVLTVYANHEIFKCDGNSERLMETAEKLLKSRAEAGDTQASFLLGHLYYEEGHYTEAEAVFDGIKDREPQALYQLAVMYYDGLVTTADPSKAVDYMRRVAECDTGSVRYAALYNLGRAYLQGYGVQASREEAEKYWLTAADDGNPNASVEAQSSLGLFYSSPEIRDLKRAFYWHSEACGNGSLESQGALGIMYLYGYGVSKNLLAAFYCLTEAAERGNVYAQGHLAAYYYQRKLYTRAALLAKRVCKYEDVSAIAKFTGCDPEYIRKGIAIGLFHYARCLQLGRGLTQNTEKALHYYTKAALMSPEVFKDLQMDLIYGRM from the exons ATGTCTCTAAGTGTCTCGGTGATGGATTCCTCCGACCAGACGGCTCACAAGATAAAAAACCTGCAGAAATTCAGAACAGGCCACATTCTCAACGCTGTCCTCACTGTTTATGCGAACCATGAGATATTCAAGTGCGACGGGAATTCAG AACGCCTGATGGAGACGGCTGAGAAGCTGCTGAAGAGCAGGGCTGAGGCAGGAGACACACAGGCCAGCTTCTTGCTAGGACATCTCTATTATGAGGAG GGTCACTATACAGAAGCTGAGGCTGTATTTGATGGGATTAAGGATAGAGAACCTCAAGCTCTCTACCAGCTGGCTGTTATGTACTACGATGGACTTGTTACCACAGCCGACCCT AGCAAAGCAGTGGACTATATGAGAAGAGTGGCTGAATGTGACACCGGGAGTGTCAGATATGCAGCTTTGTACAACCTGGGCAGAGCCTATCTGCAGGGTTATGGAGTACAGGCCTCCAGAGAAGAGGCAGAGAA GTACTGGCTCACTGCAGCAGACGATGGAAACCCCAATGCCAGCGTGGAAGCTCAGTCATCTCTCGGCTTGTTCTATTCCAGTCCTGAAATACGGGATCTCAAAAGG GCATTCTATTGGCACTCTGAGGCCTGTGGTAATGGCAGCCTGGAGTCCCAGGGGGCGCTGGGGATCATGTACCTATATGGATATGGTGTGTCTAAGAACCTGTTGGCTGCTTTTTACTGCCTCACGGAGGCTGCGGAGAGGGGTAACGTTTATGCCCAGGGTCACCTTGCAGCTTACTACTACCAGCGCAAACTCTACACCAGAGCAGCACTGTTGGCTAAGAG GGTGTGCAAGTATGAAGACGTTAGCGCTATAGCAAAGTTCACAGGCTGCGACCCTGAATACATTCGTAAAGGAATAGCCATAGGCCTGTTCCACTATGCCCGCTGCCTCCAGCTAGGCCGGGGACTCACACAGAACACAGAGAAAGCACTGCACTATTACACCAAG GCGGCCCTGATGAGCCCAGAAGTGTTTAAGGACCTCCAGATGGACCTCATTTATGGCAGAATGTAA
- the lrp2bp gene encoding LRP2-binding protein isoform X3, with amino-acid sequence METAEKLLKSRAEAGDTQASFLLGHLYYEEGHYTEAEAVFDGIKDREPQALYQLAVMYYDGLVTTADPSKAVDYMRRVAECDTGSVRYAALYNLGRAYLQGYGVQASREEAEKYWLTAADDGNPNASVEAQSSLGLFYSSPEIRDLKRAFYWHSEACGNGSLESQGALGIMYLYGYGVSKNLLAAFYCLTEAAERGNVYAQGHLAAYYYQRKLYTRAALLAKRVCKYEDVSAIAKFTGCDPEYIRKGIAIGLFHYARCLQLGRGLTQNTEKALHYYTKAALMSPEVFKDLQMDLIYGRM; translated from the exons ATGGAGACGGCTGAGAAGCTGCTGAAGAGCAGGGCTGAGGCAGGAGACACACAGGCCAGCTTCTTGCTAGGACATCTCTATTATGAGGAG GGTCACTATACAGAAGCTGAGGCTGTATTTGATGGGATTAAGGATAGAGAACCTCAAGCTCTCTACCAGCTGGCTGTTATGTACTACGATGGACTTGTTACCACAGCCGACCCT AGCAAAGCAGTGGACTATATGAGAAGAGTGGCTGAATGTGACACCGGGAGTGTCAGATATGCAGCTTTGTACAACCTGGGCAGAGCCTATCTGCAGGGTTATGGAGTACAGGCCTCCAGAGAAGAGGCAGAGAA GTACTGGCTCACTGCAGCAGACGATGGAAACCCCAATGCCAGCGTGGAAGCTCAGTCATCTCTCGGCTTGTTCTATTCCAGTCCTGAAATACGGGATCTCAAAAGG GCATTCTATTGGCACTCTGAGGCCTGTGGTAATGGCAGCCTGGAGTCCCAGGGGGCGCTGGGGATCATGTACCTATATGGATATGGTGTGTCTAAGAACCTGTTGGCTGCTTTTTACTGCCTCACGGAGGCTGCGGAGAGGGGTAACGTTTATGCCCAGGGTCACCTTGCAGCTTACTACTACCAGCGCAAACTCTACACCAGAGCAGCACTGTTGGCTAAGAG GGTGTGCAAGTATGAAGACGTTAGCGCTATAGCAAAGTTCACAGGCTGCGACCCTGAATACATTCGTAAAGGAATAGCCATAGGCCTGTTCCACTATGCCCGCTGCCTCCAGCTAGGCCGGGGACTCACACAGAACACAGAGAAAGCACTGCACTATTACACCAAG GCGGCCCTGATGAGCCCAGAAGTGTTTAAGGACCTCCAGATGGACCTCATTTATGGCAGAATGTAA
- the lrp2bp gene encoding LRP2-binding protein isoform X1 yields MSLSVSVMDSSDQTAHKIKNLQKFRTGHILNAVLTVYANHEIFKCDGNSAERLMETAEKLLKSRAEAGDTQASFLLGHLYYEEGHYTEAEAVFDGIKDREPQALYQLAVMYYDGLVTTADPSKAVDYMRRVAECDTGSVRYAALYNLGRAYLQGYGVQASREEAEKYWLTAADDGNPNASVEAQSSLGLFYSSPEIRDLKRAFYWHSEACGNGSLESQGALGIMYLYGYGVSKNLLAAFYCLTEAAERGNVYAQGHLAAYYYQRKLYTRAALLAKRVCKYEDVSAIAKFTGCDPEYIRKGIAIGLFHYARCLQLGRGLTQNTEKALHYYTKAALMSPEVFKDLQMDLIYGRM; encoded by the exons ATGTCTCTAAGTGTCTCGGTGATGGATTCCTCCGACCAGACGGCTCACAAGATAAAAAACCTGCAGAAATTCAGAACAGGCCACATTCTCAACGCTGTCCTCACTGTTTATGCGAACCATGAGATATTCAAGTGCGACGGGAATTCAG CAGAACGCCTGATGGAGACGGCTGAGAAGCTGCTGAAGAGCAGGGCTGAGGCAGGAGACACACAGGCCAGCTTCTTGCTAGGACATCTCTATTATGAGGAG GGTCACTATACAGAAGCTGAGGCTGTATTTGATGGGATTAAGGATAGAGAACCTCAAGCTCTCTACCAGCTGGCTGTTATGTACTACGATGGACTTGTTACCACAGCCGACCCT AGCAAAGCAGTGGACTATATGAGAAGAGTGGCTGAATGTGACACCGGGAGTGTCAGATATGCAGCTTTGTACAACCTGGGCAGAGCCTATCTGCAGGGTTATGGAGTACAGGCCTCCAGAGAAGAGGCAGAGAA GTACTGGCTCACTGCAGCAGACGATGGAAACCCCAATGCCAGCGTGGAAGCTCAGTCATCTCTCGGCTTGTTCTATTCCAGTCCTGAAATACGGGATCTCAAAAGG GCATTCTATTGGCACTCTGAGGCCTGTGGTAATGGCAGCCTGGAGTCCCAGGGGGCGCTGGGGATCATGTACCTATATGGATATGGTGTGTCTAAGAACCTGTTGGCTGCTTTTTACTGCCTCACGGAGGCTGCGGAGAGGGGTAACGTTTATGCCCAGGGTCACCTTGCAGCTTACTACTACCAGCGCAAACTCTACACCAGAGCAGCACTGTTGGCTAAGAG GGTGTGCAAGTATGAAGACGTTAGCGCTATAGCAAAGTTCACAGGCTGCGACCCTGAATACATTCGTAAAGGAATAGCCATAGGCCTGTTCCACTATGCCCGCTGCCTCCAGCTAGGCCGGGGACTCACACAGAACACAGAGAAAGCACTGCACTATTACACCAAG GCGGCCCTGATGAGCCCAGAAGTGTTTAAGGACCTCCAGATGGACCTCATTTATGGCAGAATGTAA